In Flavobacterium sp. N1736, the following are encoded in one genomic region:
- a CDS encoding glycoside hydrolase family 88 protein, which yields MNKVSNFALILGFALLVTACKSGINSTTSAIAENLLENRYKMLLDYPVDSMSMPRSMTIKTNIIKKVPSRDWTSGFFAGNLWQLYRLTNDSKYKEQAQKWTPFSKKESVNSNSHDVGFKVFCSFGEALKVENKQEYKDVIIKGAETLCTRFNAKVGAIRSWDFNKEIWDYPVIIDNMMNLELLFEASKLSGNQKYHDIAVKHANTTLKNQFREDNSCYHVIDYNPNTGEVRKKTTLQGYNDDSVWARGQGWAVYGFTMSYRYTKDPAYLKQAEATAHFFMTNKNLPEDGIPYWDFKDPGIPNSPRDVSAATVMASALYELYGYTKNKSYLAFADKIMTSLQSEKYILIDAVKAPFILDHSTGNWPKHDEIDEPIIYADYYFLEALLRKK from the coding sequence ATGAATAAAGTTAGTAATTTTGCTTTAATCCTGGGGTTTGCATTGCTGGTAACAGCGTGCAAATCAGGGATTAATTCTACAACCTCTGCAATAGCAGAAAACCTTCTTGAAAACCGATATAAAATGTTACTGGATTATCCGGTAGATTCGATGTCGATGCCACGAAGTATGACCATCAAAACCAATATAATAAAAAAAGTTCCGTCGCGAGACTGGACAAGCGGTTTCTTTGCCGGAAACTTATGGCAATTATACCGCCTTACAAACGATTCAAAATACAAAGAACAAGCCCAAAAATGGACACCTTTCAGTAAAAAAGAAAGCGTTAATAGTAATTCGCACGATGTTGGTTTTAAGGTGTTTTGCAGTTTTGGAGAAGCGCTGAAAGTGGAAAACAAACAAGAATACAAAGATGTGATTATTAAAGGCGCCGAAACTTTATGCACGCGTTTCAACGCAAAAGTTGGTGCGATTCGTTCCTGGGATTTCAACAAAGAAATTTGGGATTATCCGGTTATTATCGATAATATGATGAATCTCGAATTGTTGTTTGAAGCGTCAAAATTATCAGGAAATCAAAAGTATCATGATATTGCCGTAAAACATGCCAACACCACGTTGAAAAATCAGTTTAGAGAAGACAACAGCTGTTATCATGTTATTGATTATAACCCAAATACAGGCGAAGTTAGAAAGAAAACAACTTTGCAGGGTTACAATGACGACTCGGTTTGGGCACGCGGACAAGGCTGGGCAGTTTATGGTTTTACGATGTCGTATCGATATACCAAAGATCCGGCATATTTAAAACAAGCCGAAGCGACAGCTCATTTTTTTATGACCAATAAAAATTTGCCCGAAGACGGAATTCCGTATTGGGATTTTAAAGATCCGGGTATTCCGAATTCGCCACGTGATGTTTCTGCTGCAACCGTTATGGCTTCTGCATTGTATGAACTTTACGGCTATACTAAAAATAAAAGTTATCTGGCTTTTGCCGATAAAATAATGACGTCTTTACAATCTGAAAAATATATTTTAATCGATGCCGTAAAAGCACCTTTTATTTTGGATCACAGCACCGGAAACTGGCCAAAACACGACGAAATCGATGAACCAATAATCTATGCCGACTATTATTTTCTGGAGGCATTATTAAGAAAAAAGTAA
- a CDS encoding glycoside hydrolase family 2 protein, whose product MKNRPYHYNSLSIFALFIVFQFCLNIGFAQNNSAMRTKTNINDNWLYLENHTSNLNEAKNAVNWTSLNLPHTWNAEDATDLNPGYRRDASWYQKKLNIAQIDKNKRYFLYFEGSNVTTKVYVNGKEAGGHIGGYIGFTIDITNFINEGNNDIFVRVDNSYDIEIIPSQKSDFFIYGGITRDVWLLSQYKNRIDNLKITTPEVSAKKASVQILASTINPENNTDLSLTVILKNPKGKKVASKTISVSDKTSNITFENIKNPELWDTDNPNLYSVTAILSEKNQIKDSVNEKVGFRWFEFKDHGPFFLNGKRLLIRGTHRHEEQAGVGAAMTNEQHWADMKSIKNMGANFVRLAHYPQDPEIYKACDELGLLVWDELPWCRGGIGDELWQTNTKNMLAEIINQNYNHPSIIIWSLGNEMNWLPDFPDGDNTEKTNVFLTELNDIAHKLDPNRKTAIRKYYEGSQIVDVFSPSIWSGWYSGSYKSYQKAINVYKKEYKHFIHAEYGGDSHVGRHSENPVTGENVIKAEGWEEAIVQTKVANIAQIGDWSENYIVDLFDWHLHISENDPTFVGNVQWAFKDFATPLRPEDDIPYMNQKGLVDRNGIPKDAYYVFKSYWSKEPFTYIESHTWTERQGPENTPRTLSVFSNCEKVTLYHDGKSLGEKTRNLALYPANGLTWDVNFKKGENILIAIGKNKEGKTVSDTLKVNYRFNKNDTATSLQLSSEKLKNGNYLVTAIAIDNNNLRCLDYEESVYFQCLKGGKTMKNQGTPTGSESIRMANGKASIEVVPDGSGLPIEMTALNQSFKGEYLKIIPQ is encoded by the coding sequence ATGAAGAACCGACCGTACCATTATAATTCATTATCTATTTTTGCACTTTTTATTGTTTTTCAATTTTGTCTGAATATTGGTTTTGCCCAGAATAATTCGGCAATGCGAACCAAAACAAATATTAATGATAACTGGCTGTATTTAGAAAATCATACTTCGAATCTTAACGAAGCAAAAAATGCGGTAAACTGGACGTCTTTAAATTTACCACATACGTGGAATGCGGAAGATGCAACAGATTTAAATCCGGGTTACCGACGTGATGCAAGCTGGTATCAAAAAAAGCTGAACATTGCCCAAATAGATAAAAACAAACGCTATTTTTTATATTTTGAAGGCTCGAACGTAACCACCAAAGTATATGTAAACGGCAAAGAAGCCGGCGGACATATTGGTGGTTATATTGGGTTTACGATCGATATTACGAATTTTATAAACGAAGGAAACAACGACATTTTTGTACGCGTTGATAATAGTTATGACATCGAAATAATTCCGTCGCAAAAAAGTGATTTCTTTATTTATGGAGGTATCACAAGAGATGTATGGTTATTGTCGCAATACAAAAACCGAATCGATAATTTGAAAATTACAACACCTGAAGTTTCTGCAAAAAAGGCTTCGGTACAAATTCTGGCTTCGACCATAAATCCTGAAAACAATACAGATTTATCGTTAACCGTGATTCTTAAAAATCCGAAAGGGAAAAAAGTTGCGAGCAAAACAATTTCCGTTTCAGATAAAACTTCAAATATTACTTTCGAAAACATTAAAAATCCTGAATTGTGGGATACTGATAATCCTAATTTATATTCGGTTACGGCAATTTTATCCGAGAAAAACCAAATAAAAGACAGTGTAAACGAAAAAGTAGGTTTTAGATGGTTTGAGTTTAAAGATCACGGTCCGTTTTTCCTTAACGGAAAGCGATTATTGATTCGAGGAACACATCGTCATGAAGAACAAGCCGGTGTTGGCGCTGCAATGACAAACGAGCAACATTGGGCAGATATGAAATCCATAAAAAATATGGGTGCCAACTTTGTTCGTTTGGCGCATTATCCGCAAGATCCTGAAATTTACAAAGCCTGCGACGAACTTGGTTTACTGGTTTGGGATGAATTGCCGTGGTGTCGCGGCGGAATTGGTGATGAACTTTGGCAAACCAATACTAAAAATATGCTTGCCGAAATCATCAATCAAAATTACAATCATCCGAGTATTATAATTTGGTCTTTAGGAAACGAAATGAACTGGCTTCCTGATTTTCCTGATGGTGATAATACCGAAAAAACAAATGTGTTTTTAACTGAATTAAATGACATTGCACACAAACTGGATCCGAACCGAAAAACGGCAATCAGAAAATATTATGAAGGTTCGCAAATTGTAGACGTCTTCTCCCCTTCTATCTGGTCTGGCTGGTATTCAGGAAGTTACAAAAGTTATCAAAAAGCAATTAACGTTTACAAAAAAGAATACAAACATTTTATTCATGCAGAATATGGCGGTGACAGTCACGTTGGGCGTCACAGCGAGAATCCGGTTACGGGCGAAAATGTCATAAAAGCCGAAGGCTGGGAAGAAGCAATTGTACAAACTAAAGTGGCAAATATTGCACAAATTGGCGATTGGAGCGAGAATTATATCGTCGATTTATTCGATTGGCATTTGCATATATCCGAGAACGATCCAACATTTGTGGGTAATGTTCAATGGGCGTTTAAGGATTTTGCAACGCCATTGCGCCCGGAAGATGATATTCCGTACATGAACCAAAAAGGTCTTGTAGACAGAAACGGAATTCCGAAAGATGCGTATTATGTGTTTAAAAGTTATTGGAGCAAAGAACCGTTTACATACATCGAATCGCATACCTGGACAGAACGTCAAGGTCCTGAAAATACGCCAAGAACGCTTAGTGTTTTTAGCAATTGCGAGAAAGTTACCTTGTATCATGACGGGAAATCACTTGGCGAAAAAACAAGAAATCTTGCTCTATATCCTGCAAATGGCTTAACTTGGGATGTCAATTTTAAAAAAGGAGAAAATATTCTGATTGCAATTGGTAAAAATAAAGAAGGCAAAACGGTTTCGGATACTTTGAAAGTAAACTATCGTTTTAACAAAAATGATACGGCAACTTCTTTACAATTGTCTTCTGAAAAATTAAAAAACGGCAATTATCTGGTTACGGCAATTGCAATTGACAATAACAATTTACGCTGTCTGGATTATGAAGAAAGTGTTTATTTTCAATGTTTGAAAGGCGGAAAAACCATGAAAAATCAAGGAACGCCAACGGGAAGTGAATCGATTAGAATGGCAAATGGAAAGGCTTCGATTGAAGTGGTTCCGGATGGTTCCGGTTTACCAATTGAAATGACGGCTTTGAATCAGAGTTTTAAAGGTGAATATTTAAAAATAATACCGCAGTAA
- a CDS encoding glycoside hydrolase family 2 protein, with the protein MKKLITTLLLTFSIFGFAQNQNLISNVPNRHTTSLNGVWNYIVDPYQTGYYSFHLDQYDKQEKPAKSAFFSNYHAVNKQELVEYDFDKSPTITIPGDWTSQVTELKYYEGNVWFKKSFDYDLKAGKRLFVYLGAINYKADVYLNGKKLGTHIGGFTPFNYEVTSIVKTKDNYLVIKVDNTRHKEDVPTINTDWWNYGGITRDVTLIEEEASFVEDYNIQLKKNNAGLISGFIKINNLNASQNAVAISIPELKINFKGKIGADGILNFEIPAKKISYWSPENPKLYDVTIDFNGQKLKDNIGFRTIETKEDKILLNGKQIFLRGISIHEENAKGGRANSEEDALRLLNWAKELGCNYVRLAHYPHNENIIRTADKMGLMVWEEIPVYWTVEFTNDATYKNAEDQLTAAITRDKNRACIIIWSMANETPISDARNTFIKNLVDHTKSLDNTRLISAALLTKKETIDDAIGEFLDIIAFNQYLGWYGGNLEDAEKITWKTKYNKPVVVSEFGGDAKQGFHGEKNERWTEEYQEYLYIQNLKMIEKIPHLSGTSPWILVDFRSPKRLLPGIQDGYNRKGLISNDGNKKKAFYIMQDWYAKKKKEY; encoded by the coding sequence ATGAAAAAACTAATAACCACATTACTCCTAACCTTTTCCATTTTTGGATTTGCACAAAATCAAAACTTAATATCAAATGTTCCAAACAGACATACAACTTCACTAAACGGTGTTTGGAATTATATTGTCGATCCTTATCAAACGGGATATTACAGCTTTCATCTTGATCAATATGACAAACAGGAAAAACCTGCGAAATCTGCATTTTTTAGTAATTATCACGCGGTAAACAAACAGGAATTGGTAGAATACGATTTTGATAAATCGCCTACAATTACTATTCCGGGCGATTGGACTTCTCAGGTTACTGAATTGAAATATTATGAAGGAAACGTTTGGTTCAAAAAATCTTTCGACTATGATCTAAAAGCAGGAAAACGTCTGTTTGTTTACTTGGGAGCGATCAATTATAAAGCTGATGTTTATTTGAACGGAAAAAAACTCGGAACTCATATTGGTGGTTTTACGCCTTTTAATTACGAGGTGACTTCGATTGTTAAAACAAAAGACAATTATTTGGTGATTAAAGTGGATAATACGCGCCATAAAGAAGATGTTCCAACCATAAATACGGATTGGTGGAATTATGGCGGTATCACGCGCGATGTTACTTTGATTGAAGAAGAAGCTTCTTTTGTGGAAGATTATAATATTCAGCTGAAAAAGAATAATGCAGGTTTAATTTCGGGGTTTATCAAAATCAATAATTTAAACGCTTCACAAAATGCGGTGGCGATTTCGATTCCTGAATTGAAGATTAATTTTAAAGGAAAAATTGGTGCTGACGGAATTTTAAACTTCGAAATTCCGGCGAAAAAAATATCGTATTGGTCACCGGAAAACCCGAAATTATATGATGTTACGATTGATTTTAACGGACAAAAACTGAAAGATAATATCGGTTTCAGAACTATTGAAACAAAAGAGGATAAAATTCTTTTAAACGGAAAACAGATTTTTTTACGCGGTATTTCGATTCATGAAGAAAACGCAAAAGGCGGACGCGCAAATTCTGAAGAAGATGCTTTGCGTTTATTAAACTGGGCAAAAGAACTGGGCTGCAATTATGTTCGTCTGGCACATTATCCGCATAACGAAAATATTATCAGAACGGCTGATAAAATGGGTTTAATGGTTTGGGAAGAAATTCCGGTCTATTGGACGGTTGAATTTACAAACGATGCAACTTATAAAAATGCCGAAGATCAGTTAACAGCGGCGATTACAAGAGATAAAAACAGGGCTTGTATTATTATTTGGTCGATGGCAAATGAAACGCCAATATCTGATGCGAGAAATACTTTTATTAAAAATTTAGTCGATCACACAAAATCTTTAGACAATACACGCTTAATCAGCGCGGCTTTATTGACGAAAAAAGAAACAATCGATGATGCAATTGGCGAATTTTTGGATATAATTGCCTTTAATCAATATTTAGGATGGTACGGCGGTAATCTCGAAGATGCTGAAAAAATAACCTGGAAAACGAAATACAACAAACCGGTTGTGGTTTCTGAATTTGGCGGAGATGCAAAACAAGGTTTTCACGGAGAAAAAAATGAACGCTGGACAGAAGAATATCAGGAGTACCTGTACATTCAGAATTTAAAAATGATCGAAAAAATTCCGCATTTAAGCGGTACAAGTCCGTGGATTC